The Nilaparvata lugens isolate BPH unplaced genomic scaffold, ASM1435652v1 scaffold5925, whole genome shotgun sequence genomic sequence gtccacccaatccttgagaaatggactttatAACCTCCTTctgtgcatgaggtaggtaggaagagtagtttataaaaagaacacagtcatagtcaagatatttcatctgtagaatagctgttttgacgaatttcaaaaaaatcatcgaatttcacaatttacataaaggaaaaagtactctgaaaacaattgtacatacacatatacagtagtctgatcgtagttgcaaatatgttgccctcaattgtcattatgttattcccctaaattattctcgtttgataatgaggcttatagttcaatgagcaaggaaagttgtgtgagtgtacgacaccagatttttttgtcttgaaagtgttgtatatatttttgagaatcaataaatttgaatttgaatttgaatcttctagataattttattatttatttaatttacacaatcacaacatctaataaatgattgaatgaatgaatgattgattagTCCAGAATATGTCATTTAATTTACACAATCACAACATCTAATAAATGATTGAGAGGGGATAATGCTTACCTCACCTGTGGCCCTCACATTAATCCAGAATATGTAATTTCATAGTTTTTCAATAGAAACATTTCCATTTCAATCCATCAGCattgaatcatttcaatgaaatCATATTACGAGTCTATTCCATTATCttcttgataattttattaatttatttattctatccaCACAATCGCaacatgaaataaatgatagggagagaattATGCTTACTTTTGTTGAAGATAGTCCCTGATAGCTTTCTGGAATAGGTCAGGTGTCATAATGTGGTACAGCATTCTTACGAGTGCTCCTCCTGtaattgagaaaaattgggtATTTATTTGTAGACTATTacatttcaaaatcaattttctcacttcttgaattgaaatattatgttgtgaGAAACACGGTGCAAATAACTATACTTTGGAACAGtcaaaatccattttttcaatttttggaacAGTCATTCTTCGAACCAATTTAAAAGTATTTGATTCTATTCGGTGAATTaacaatcaataatttgaaatcattcttgaaaatattttttctaaaatacaGTTGATATTATTTAATGCCCTACAAATATCTCATACAGGATTATTCTACCTGAAGGTGTAAGGTTCGATTAAACTACTGTTATGTCTCTAGCTCATCGAATAAGTTTATGGAGCGTTCTAGAAACACATTTCTCAtgtttatcgattcaataaagttattgaatagaTAAAcgattcaataaagttattgaatagataaatagtttatggaacgactgagaaaccatATAGTTTATCGAGAGATTTATGGATTCAATAAGTTTATGGAGCGTTCTAGAAACACATTTCTCAtgtttatcgattcaataaagttattgaatagaTAAACGATTCAATAAAGTTAAGTTATGAATAGATAAAcgattcaataaagttattgaatagataaacagtttatggaacgactgagaaaccatATAGTTTATCGAGAGATTTATGGATTCAATAAGTTTATGGAGCGTTCTAGAAACACATTTCTCAtgtttatcgattcaataaagttattgaatagaTAAACGATTCAATAAGTTATTGAATAGATAAAcgattcaataaagttattgaatagataaacagtttatggaacgactgagaaaccatATAGTTATCGAGAGATTTATGGATTCAATAAGTCTATGGAGCGTTCTAGAAACACATTTCTCATGTTTGTCGATTCAATAAaggttattgaatgaataaacagtTCATGAAACGACTGAGAGACCGGGCATTAATGGAGAAACctcttttcaaaattgttgaaAGCATTCTTATTCTAAGGTATAAGATGGACGTAGAGTACGGAAATGCTGTTGGAATAGATTAGAATATTCATTTCACCAAAATACAAGACACATAAGAcaaaaatgtaaatgtaaatagTTCTGCAGATTTACCTCAACATCCTAGACGCAATATTAGCTCATTCCTATGGTCTTgaagaagagaatgaaataATACACCTCTTTCGATTTACTGGGatattttaatcaatatttttatttatttatttcacctACACATGCACAAGATCAAAGCAATGATTGGGAGATAACAGAATTAATCCAAAACTAATTCTCCCCCGAATTTAGATAGTTGATGAgcttaatcaatatttttatttatttatttcatctacATATGCACAAGATCAAAACAATGATTGGGAGATAACAGAATCAATCCAAAACTAATTCTCCCCCGAGTTTAGATAGTTGATAAGCAGATCTGAATAATGTTACGGTATCACttcttataatattaatgaaatgatCTTCAATATTGGATTATAATGTAAAGTCAAGTGAACCTCTCCCTTAGCTTCAAAGTTTGACACGCTGTCAATCATTTATGTATACATCAGACAATCATATTgaaagtagggatgggtatcgatacattgATGTttagaaacatcgatgtttcaacatcaaacatcgatgtttttaacatcgatgtttactgttcgatgtttttcacttatcgatggttttacctagacatcggtcatcggTGGGTATCGATAAATCGATGTttagaaacatcgatgttcaacatcaaacatcgatgtttactgttcgatgtttttcacttatcgatggttttacctagacatcggtcattcgatgtttttcccaacaaaaaggattttttcaatcaggctctgtgtatttttatgtgagactgttggatactcttgaagatttacataacTGTGGCccttgtcaaggttagatacctatttataattgaatgagaGATCGGATttttcgtttcttaggaagaaagagtttttcttattacaagtgCTTACCTCAACATACGTTTAATACCAATTATTAATCTAGCTATGGaatagaggtcctcgtattgtatgGAGTGTAGATAGCCATAAAAAATACctctattcattctcatttcctaaatcaggtattgaatgaatactatTATGAGTAACagtgattgctaaaattagcttaggatgAAATCCCAAGACAGAATCTTCGAGGATATCCTGAAAGGTTTCTGACTCAACTATtattggattttcttttttatatttgattaaaTATCAATCTCCGTTGAAAACATAGAGTCTGATTACCTACAACTACAAACAATTAATTAACTTACAGTTTCGTTGCTGTCAGTCAATAATATTCCTTTATTGTTAACTACTTTTTAAAAGCTCTGTCCCTTTCTCTTACATGTacataaaaaagaaaattgattccACTATCTGAGTTACTCTAAGGATATAATAGTCTTCCGTAAAATGTACGGAAACACGTCGATGtttaaaacatcgatgtttactgttcgatgtttttcacttatcgatgttcaggagaaaaaacatcgatgttttgtctttcgatacccatccctaattgATAGTAATACGGTATTCACATTTGATACTAGCCTACTAGCTACAAGACTGAGTTTCATCAATCATCCCTTATTATTTTACCTTATCGTATGTGTACCTTAACTTAGACCTGAAACCTCACCTTTCAAGTAAGACACGCTGTCGAAGACCTTCTCGATGTCGACAACAGAGCGCACCTTGTTGAGCGTGACCGGATGCGTGAAGAGAAACGCGTCATGCGTCAGCATACTCTGCACCTCATTCACCACGAAGATGTCCATCAGTCTCCACGAGGGCTCCAGCTACACACAGACCAACCAGGACCTTTTCAATCAAACAACGTCACTCATTCAATCACTAATGACGCTAACTAAGAAAAAGTCTGCTAATTATTTAGTAAAACTCCAGCTAGGCTGTATAACATAATCCCGTTtccacaaaagccggttaaattttaaccctaaagagacacactggggtgtttcacacccaGGGATTTTTtgttctgttctgcagttgacaatatcaaacagatgggaatttatgcccagtctaaattcggtttgtagtattgtcaactactctccaccacttccagtcagtaagcattctacaaggtcaccagctcatcttgttctttgtttggggtgtctaacaccccagagtgtcttttacgtaggacttttatcaaacacttttattacttGTATTgccactacgaatgtggtatgggatgatggatcagattggaataaatgctatgattctctacaacttgagattcaaaacaataaaatgaagagacgtgagtatttgatgaagttgtcattggcaatgatcaagccattagttcaaaccggattaggagctccaacacttaggcggaacatacgtaattctaaaattagtataaaaattgataagcagtgctttacttttgatttctgtatgcacttggaacaaaaatgattgagaaatgatgaagtatggtctaagtacttgtttttttcatatttttcaaagaaaaatgcaaaattgaattgggtgttcaacaccccagtgtgtctactatGTCAGCAtaaagtgtgtctctgtagggttaaccgtgatcaatttcacgagaaccaatcagagaagggttttttgaaaagacggctcctctaattggttctcctggaattaatcacggttaaaattcaaccgacttttgtgcaactggcacatAGACCAATTattggacgttcgattttttgccaTCCTCATGAAATCTCTCAGATTAAACTGTACTTGACAGACACATGACCACATCATCTTTGACCTTatcctatcctattatattaagcgagcaatttctgtatatattatatacttgattatttgtttgtccaacggatctcgaaaacggctctaacgattttcacgaaatttgaaacatagtagatttatgatatgaaaattcgattgtacTGGGTCTTAtcctaggaaaactcgctgaaggacatgaaagggataataattaatcatccttggaaaataGATGATAATTcagtcgtctgtcgataacagtaGATGCGTGTTAGTATTATGTTCAGCTCTTGAATAAATCAGcctatctcacgagaaatacaatatagaaatttcAATCACCTTGATCAAAATAGTATGatatgacatggtatatcattctgaaTTAGAGTTAATcacaatttatagttttaagtgattggtgagtgttattttgttattcaatttgatttgttaACAATCTAGATTATAACttctctgttttcaaatgtttggactgaaaattgtaaCTTAATTCAAGTGTACTTTTTGGactatatttatagtgtataaatcaaaactcAGGGAAGAAACAGATTTGGgctgttaaggtgcgtacagatttacgcgccgcgaacatgagcaattcactttaaatcagctgatgccaagctgtttatatctatatcttaccgtttctgtaaaaatacagatatagtcagctgattaaaagtgaattgctcatgttcacggcgcgtatatctgaCGCACTTTAAGACCGTCCCCAATCATtctaaagaattgtgttctgttcatcaataaaaatattacgagcgaagctcggtgccccgatattcaatCTATCATATCTACGAGTTAGAATATATATGCCAACATACATTTCTGttcaaaaacaattacatttttcgccacactgcacagaaagcagctgttttccagtccctacgtagatctgaaagacattgtttgcagacgactctcgtctgacgtcagaacaggttcaTTATCGTCAAGAGTTTTCATTATCCTATTCTCTAGTTAGTTAATTTTCCATCCTCATTAAATATTACGCCACCATAAAATATTGAGGAAATTCATTATCCTCCACCTATCATATCCACAAATCTACGCTATCACTACGGGAAATATTC encodes the following:
- the LOC111045983 gene encoding aminopeptidase N-like — protein: MDIFVVNEVQSMLTHDAFLFTHPVTLNKVRSVVDIEKVFDSVSYLKGGALVRMLYHIMTPDLFQKAIRDYLQQNSLKSVTEDDLWDSLGSVQNELELDLPTDIAEIMYFWTHEAGFPLLMVERDEDGSINLTQ